One Drosophila subpulchrella strain 33 F10 #4 breed RU33 chromosome 2R, RU_Dsub_v1.1 Primary Assembly, whole genome shotgun sequence genomic window, TTCGTCGATTTTCTCCTGCGAACCCAAGGTGGATATAGCTCGGGGAGCTCCCACAAAGATGCTACAATCAATTTTAAAAGGGGAAAGTTTTACTTAGACGGACTAATATCATCAGAATGGGAATGACTAATTGGActgtttattaaaaatagttaattcccaaatcaaaaaaaaaaaaactgtagAAAATAACTAACTATCTTTGGTTGGAGAAAAAGAATAAGTTTTTtagataattaaaaaaaaaaataattctgaacgttaaataaaatgtatgtcAATCACAAAAGCCAAACAAATCAACAATATGGAACTCTAAAGTCGACTGTCACATATTCCTTACTCTCAAaatcaaaatacatatgccttAATGACAGAAACGAAATCTTTTGGGATTTCCATTTATATATAGTGCCCATACATATACACCATGTAATTCTTTTGACATTACCTATGGTACTGACTTGCTCGAGTCTGCGTACTTAATCCTGATTCTCTACCTCTTGCAGTTTTCAAGATTGTgacgttcatacggacggaagGGCTGAGTGCCTACTGCTAGTGTTACATATCTCTCCCAAGAGTATTTATACTGAACactatataataatatattgtaTAATATGTACTTTCAACAACTGGCATTTATCGTTGCTAGGAACTGAACAACTCACCTGGTAGGGCGGATTACGAGCGAATATCCAAAATATGAGCTTCGCCTCTGGGAGGTATTTACATGGGATGGAAAGTTTATCACTAGGCTCGGATGCGGCGAGATATTGAAAGCTTCGATTTGGTATATTAAAgccaaaaaaacaaagaacagGATGTGACACATTTTTCGATAAACAAATGTATaactataaaataaatgtgcAACTGTTATCGTGCATTACTTTAGTTAAATTGTTGAAGCCAACACGCGCACACCCTAATTTTGGGGATTGTTACTCTTCAAAGATTGGAAAGCAAATAAAATGATATCTACTAAGCTTTGGAACATTTTAAGAGTTTCCGCATAAGTAGATGTACATTGTACAAATCTTCATATTACATATACAAGTAACCGATAAATTCTTTGAGAGCATTTCTCAAGGTTATACACTTTAAACAAAATTGTGGAGAGTTTAAGAAACTCATTGAAATAacttaataataaatttaaaatattttacaaaccaTAATTTAAAACTACATAAGCACAAATTACACAATGTCTGTTACACCTCCGAATAATAAGCATATAACAAATTTACTTTTTGAAGACATAACATATAAACATTTAGGttttacaaaaatgttaactttttttatgaaaatcaaaaataaatattacggGATAAcgaaaaatttatttcaaccCAATTCTGCTGCTACAAATAATAACTATTTTTGGTTGGAAGAAATCTGTCCCATTTTTATTCTCTATGATGACAGTCACTAATTGGTACCAAAATGTATTTCCTATATAATGTATATAACACATAGAAGGAAGCGATTACGTAcctataaagtataaatattcttgaccacgatcactagccgagtctatCTAAACATGTCCGTTCGTCTGCAAGAGCTTGAGGGTAAGGATTTCATATTTAGATTTCATAGCTTTTgattcagcgcaagttttttgttcaaatgcctgacgcccactttaacgcccacaagcctcccaaaactgtggtgcatacagttttaatgcttaAATCAAAATGCTAACGAAAATGTATTGGTTTAAACAATACTTTTCGATTGCATtagaaaaaaattgccacgcacactctaacgcccaaaacaGTAGGTATAAATGCTGCGATATTGCAAACTATATAAACTACAAAGTTGGGACTAAGCATGGAGGTTGGGTGCAAGATAAAAGCACACAAACAACCCGAAACTGTAGCGCCCAAAACAGAAATGTATTGgccttgtcaatacctatagattgacccaaaaaaactTGACCAAGctcacttgaacgcccacaaacgtccTTAACGCCAAAGATTTGTTAAATGCTTAGTGGCATTTCTTgtagattttaaattttaaagcttGATAATCACTGTTTTGAAAGACGTGACTTATATTTTGTACATCTCTATGGATTTTTTGTTGTGGAGAAAATATGGGCACTCTAAAGCTTcaacttttaaaaactttaCAATTAAGTTCACTCTCGAGAATATATAAATTACAaaggtttttaatttttcaaatgttAATACTTTAATCTAGGTATTTTAAACATTGGTGTCAATAACAAAGATTTAAGAAATGTTTGATATGTTTAAATTAACCCTCAAGTGGTTTGACTGAattggtttatttttaattttgaacttgaaaatatttatatcccTTACTCGAAGACTAAAACGTTatgctagattcgtcgaaaagtatgcaacaggtagaaggaagcgtttccccGACCCCATagggtatatatatttttgatcattcaATTGAGACTCAGCAAATAAGCTGTTTTCACTAGtacgccaccaagccgctagGGGCACTATATATAGGCTATGGGCTAGCTGGCGCTGTAGGCCAAGTGCCGCTATAGAAGAAGATAGGTGGCGCTATGGGCTAGGTGTGTTAGTGAAAAAAGCAGAGTTGCTttaagcatatctccatcccttTCCCACTCCCTCAAGCTGTGTAAcaggtatctaatagtcgaggctaTCGACTATACTAGatatatactagattcgtcggaaagtatgtaacaggcagaaggaagcgtttccgaccccataaagtatatatattcttgatcaggatctctagccgagtcgatctagccatttccgtctttccgtccgtccggatgaacgctgagatctcggaaactataagagctaggctattgagatttggcgtgcagatttctgagcttcttacgcagctcaagtttgtttcagcagagtgccacgcccacaaaacgcccaaaacggtggctactacagttttgatgctagagtacaAACTTTAACtcaaatgtattgttctcatcaattcctatcgattgacccaaaaaaagtttgccacgcccactttatcgcccacaaaccgcccccaaacttcaaaaaatcgtaagtatgaacgtggatatctcggaaacaatcaaaaatagagaattgggatctcagattaagattccgtagccttgtacgcagcgcaaatttgtcacgcgaatatgccacgcccactctaacgcccataacgcttaaatctatctccatttccctttggtccatttagctgagtaacggcgttagagtgtgcgtggcaatttttatacccttgcagagggtatattgatttcagtcagaagtttgcaacgcagtgatcttgatcagcatgactagacgagtcgttctagccatgtccgtctgtctctcagttttaaagctatcgggctgaaactttcccaaaagtcttatatcttttgcaggtagtatataagtcggaaccagccggatcggacaaccatatcttatagctcccataggaataatcggaaaaacaattttaaaatattatatctttgatgttttttagcttataacctcctaagcttggaaataacattttttaattagttttgaatttcgaattaaattttatcgaaatgggacgactatatcatatagctgccataggaacgatcggaaaattggtggaaaaataatatgaaacaaattatagcttcggtgttttttgacatattatcttatactattgggaatatcattttttgtatttttaaatctaataattatagctgcaagggtatacaaacttcggcttgccggagtttacttcctttcttgtttggtaatgatttttatgttttccTATTCATTTAAGGTATTTGTGATAAAAAAAACGGTTCGTGACTAAGATTGTTGGGCAGTTcagaagaaaaatattttatatttattcaaatatTCCCTCTTTTTAGAGCtcaaatttcttttaaattgtttccCAAAGATATGGTGATAAGGAATTCCTATAAAAGAATCGGGTGCAGAATTCGACTCACTCAGTCTTTCAAATACCATGCAGAGATTTATAGGGGTTTTTGCGGTCCTGGCCTGCCTGTTTCTTGCGACTGAAAACGGATCAGCCTTCTTGCTGGAAAACGGATGCGGAAAATCAAATCGTTCCGAAAATTATGGGCTGATTGGTGGAGGTCAAAATGCAGGCATACTCTCGAATCCATGGatggtattgataataataggGGGTAGTCCACTTTGTGGCGGCTCTCTAATCACTTCTCGTAAGTATCTTAGCCTAAAAagtaatttcatttaaaattaatccAATACGTTCGAAATCTTTTGCAGGATTCGTTCTGACGGCAGCGCATTGCATATCTCCTCTTTACACGTAAGTGcattagttaaaattttcgtTGGAATACTCCAATTTTCCTTTATAGGATCGTGAGATTGGGCGATTACCTAACGGTGAATCCTGAGGATGATTGCTCTACGGGTATCTGCATACCAAGAGCCTATATTAAACATGTCGATAAGAAAATACCTCACgcaaattttaacaaaatctCAAACCAACAGTATGATATAGGCCTGCTTCGAATGGCTGATGTGGTGGAGTTCTCAGGTAATTCCATTGGCTCATCACAAAGTACCTCCAAACTTAAAAACGTTTTCTTTAGACTCTGTGAGGCCGATATGCCTTCTTTTCAACGCACAAATGGAAAATGTTTCACTATTTAACGTTACCGGCTGGGGTAAGCGTGAAGATGGTGAAATGAGCCGCGTTCTACAAAAAGCAACTCTATCTAAATTTGATCGTTCGCAATGTAGCCAGAAATATGAAGAAACGGTTGATGAGACCCAGATTTGTGCCGGAAGTTATAGCAGTGACTCTTGTGACGGGGATTCCGGCGGCCCGTTAAGCGCAGAGGTTTATTACAAAGGAGAGTTTCGGCCCTTTCTGTACGGCATTGTCAGCTATGGAAAACTCCAATGTACAGGTGGAGGATTAGGTGTTTACACAAATGTTACAAGCTTTACGAACTGGATTGTGGATGCTATGCTGCACAACTGTTAGATGATGAGGCTCTTAAAATTGGTAATTTACTACCACTTATGGATGTACGttaatgttttttgttttttcaaagAAAAGAATCAACATTAAGTTTTTGCattatactaattttttattattaatattataaataaataattaaagttgcagtaataaagcttaaaaaaataaaaatatgctTATTTATCATTCAATAACTTTAAACAGCTTATTAGCCGTTTGAACGAATTCCAAATAAAGGATTCAGTAAATTTGGTGTACTGCGGTCAATTCTCAGagaaacttaaatttttcGATAAAAAACTGATGTATAATTCCGTATTTCTTTTCTTCTTATCATGCACCGTTTACTTCTTAGGTCCAAAGTTTGAAGCACCTTTTGTtaaagaaaacaaggaagaacgctatagtcgagtacctcgactatcagatacccgttactcagctaaagggaccaaaggaaaatggggatatgcaagcagcaaatgggccacctaccggcggtagacagatttaagcgttgtgggtgttagagtgggcgtggcaaagttttttttaatcaatcgataggtattgacgagaccaatacatttcagttaaaattttttatctagcatgaaaattgtgggcgccacagaattgggtggcttgtgggcgttagagtgggcgtggcatatttgcgtaacaaacttgcgctgcgctcaagcctacggaatctaaatctgaaattccgtttctccatctttgatattttccgagatatccgcgttcatatttacgattttttgaagtttgtgggcggtttttgggcgttaaagtgggcgtggcaaacttttttttaggtcaatcggtaggtatttttaagaacaatacatttcagttacaatttttgttctagcatcaaaactgtaggagccacagttttgggcggtttgtgggcgttagagtgggcgtggcactcttctgaaacaaacttgcgctgcgcaggaatctcaggaatctgcatgcctaatcccagtattgtagctcttatagtttccgagatctcagcgttcatacggacagacggacagacggacatggctagatcgactcggctagtgctcctgatcaagaatatatatactttatggggtcggaaacgcttccttctgcctgttacatactttccgacgaatctagtatacccttttactctacgagtaacgggtataattacaacTGAAGACTTGTTTAAGTATCTTAGATGGAACATTCACTCAAAAGTCAATTAACATAATATCCTttcaacaaaatttttttaggtttttataataaaaattggGTAACTGTTaaaacttttataaatttacgcTTGACGGggaataatttatatataactatatatagAAACCgccaatatttcattattttacaAACTTGAGGTTTCATTGTTCATTCAATTTTGTGAGTATGAGTAAAAGACTCACGGCGACCCCTAGTTTTAGTAAAGAGAGTGACATATATCTGAAAAACGCAATTTGATTCAACTTTAACATTTATCACGCTCTGcctatttaaaatttaaaacaattttaagaaCTTTTCAGCATCAAacttaaaaattgtgtttcggGCTTATGACACCCTCCTAGAAAACTAGCGATAAGTACGACCCGACTTCCGATTGCTCCCAGTAAGAATATATTCTATGTTATAAAAACAAGATACAATATACAAATATGTAAAAGAATTTGATCATATCTACAAATATAAAGTCAATAATCAGATTCATCTATAATtcaacttttaaatataataagtcAAATATTCTCCTTTCACAAAATAAGTGCAAGTACTCACACTTTATTTATAtacacatattttaaattttgataagaAACATACTTAATTGAATTTGATGAAATTTCCAAGAATTGTGTTAATGTTTTATGCCGTAATTTTTAAATAGCAGTTCAAATGTATAAAGATTAAAGCAAGAGAGAACGTTAAGTCGATGCCATCCACTGTTTCATTGgtgataataatattatatgcACATATTATCAATTTTGATAAGATACATACTTAATTGAATTTGATGAAATTCCCAAGAATTGTGGCGCGGTGTTAATGTCTTATgtcttaatttttaaatagcaGTTCAAATTAATAAAGATTAAGACAAGAGAGAACGTAAAAGTCGATGCCATCCACTATTTCATTGGTGATAAGAACTCCTATAAAAGAATCGGGTGCAGAATTCGACTCACTCAGTCTTTCAAATACCATGCAGAGATTTAAAGGGGTTTTTGCGGTCCTGGCCTGCCTGTTTCTTGGGACTGAAAACGGATCAGCCTTCTTGCTGGAACGCGAATGCGGAAAATCAAATCGTTCCGAAAATTATGGGCTGATTGGTGGAGGTCAATATGCAGGCATACTCTCGAATCCATGGATGGTATTGATAATAGTAAGGGGTAGTCCAGTTTGTGGCGGCTCTCTAATCACTTCTGGTAAGTATCTTAGcctaaaaagttatttaatttaaaattgatcAATACGTTTGCAATCTTATACAGGTTTCGTTTTGACGGCAGCGCATTGCATATCTCCTTTTTACACGTAGGTGcattagttaaaattttcgtTGGAATACTCCAATTTTCCTTTATAGGACCGTGCGATTGGGCGATTACCTAACGGTGGATTCTGAGGATGATTGCTCTAGGGGTGTTTGCATACCAAGAGCCTATATTAAAAATGTCGATATGAAATTGACTCACGCAAATTTCGGTACAGCCCCATACAGTCGGTATGATATAGGCCTGCTTCGAATGGCTGATGTGGTAATGTTCTCAGGTAATTCCATGGGTTTACCACAAACTACCTTCTAacttaaaaactttttcattAGACTATGTCAGACCGATATGCCTCCTTCTCAATGCAAAAATGGAAGATGTTTTACAATTTAACGTCACCGGCTGGGGTAGGCGTGAAGATGGTGATATGAGTCGCGTTCTACAAAAAGCAACTCTATCTAGAATTAACAGTTCATACTGTGAAAGCCATTTTAATACGAAGACTGATCAGACCCAGATTTGTACTGACAGTTATTCTAGTGAAACCTGCGATGGGGACTCTGGAGGTCCTTTAAGCGCAGAGGTTTTATACGAAGGACAACTTCGTCCGTTTCTGTACGGTGTGGTCAGCTCTGGATCTCAAAATTGTACAACTGGAGGTGTAGATGTTCACACAAATGTGGAAAAATTTATGGACTGGATTGTGAGTGCTGTGAATCGTTATTCATACAACTAAAGAAAGCGTATTTTACATTGGAACATTTCCTACTACCAATGtagtataaaaataattgtcaaATATTAAAGTACGTAATGAACATTTAATTGACAAGTtactttaattttataaaatattcctTGATTTGATTGTCCAATCATTTGTCCCACAAACACCTTTCagttaaaaatgtaaagttgCTCGAGCAGGTTGTGTGACCTCTGTGTTCCATATATTTTCGGGTTTTGGTTAAAGTTTTCTCAgagcccactttaacgcccaaaacgcttaaatctgtcgaccgcccacataaccatatattgtgatcaggggtgggtggcgcatttcagtctcgctttgctgcttgcatatctccatttcccttttgtccctttagctgagtaaggggtatcagatagtcgaggtactcgactatagcgctcttccttgtttttcttcTGAACTGCCCAACAATCTTAGTCATCAACCACGTTCGTTTACAAACGAACCGTTTTTTATCACAAATACCTTAATTGAATAggaaaacattaaaatcatTTCCACAATATAGGAAGCCGTACCTTGaactaaatataattaattaattattaattattgaATGATTTTACATTTCATAACGTTTTCATtgaattacaaaaatattcaaacttaaaaaacataaattttcaGAAAAAGTCTAAAGATAAAAtgtaagttttttatatttgttattattaatgtttttaaaataatacggCAAATTCAAATTGTTCCAGCTTGTACATAAGCACAACACACATTTTAGCTAAATCAATGGATTTGATTTAAGATGTTTTTTTCTCTGGATGTGtgataaaataataaaataagcaATAAATTATGTATAAGAATGTATGGTTTTTCCTCAAACCAAGGTAAGTCCTGCTCTTAAAACACAGAACTTGGATGCTTaggttataatatatattttgtactttGTTATACTGAGTGATTGTTCAGAATTAAGATCTCTTTTCTTAGTGGGCTTTTTAGCGTGGTTCTTCAAGGAGTGTGCCCAGAGAGGTTTTTTGATACAATCTATTTTGAGGAGTTTTCAGCGATGCAGATGGCAGAAAACATGATCGCCACAGTACTCCCCCTAGACTTCATGTTGTAAAACGAACAGGGAGTCTAATTGTACGACGAGGTCTTGAAGATTGGTTAACAGCAGGGGTCGTTACGGTGTCTTCGATCCTGTTGCTGAAGTCACCGGATGGATTTGGGGGTGGAATGATTGGCTGCGGAGTTTCGATGAAGGCGGGCTTGAGTCGGTCTATAGACACCTTAATGCATCGAGTGCCTGTGTTTATGGTGAAGTATTTGGATTGCTTTTCTTTTACTTCAAAAGGTCCATCGTAAGGCGGTTGAAGGGATCCACGGACGGTGTCGTTGCCTGTTTCAGCTCTTTAAAAAGAAACGGCTTGGAGGAGTCGTGATGTGCCGTCTGGATGGGCCGTATTTCTCGCATGATTTCCTCCAGTTCCTTTGCGAAGTCAGTTTGCGGTTGGAAATGGGACTTTTGATGAAAAAATTCTCCAGGAAGGCGAAGGGTTGTTCCGTACACAAGTTGTGCTGATGTTGTTTGGATGTCTGGCTTGAATGCTGAACGCAACCCGAGCAGGATCAGTGGAAGTTTTTGTGGCCAATTTACACGATTTTTGCACATAATGGCTGCTTTAAGTGTTCTGTGCCAGCGTTTGATGATTCCGTTTGCTTCTGGGTGATATGCTGTCGTGCGAAGGTGGTCTACTCCTAGCAGTCGTGACAATTCATGGAACAATTGGGAATCAAACTGTCTGCCCTGATCGGTTGTGATGCGGGCTGGAACTCCAAATCTTGAGATCCACGAGCCGATGAGTGCAGAGGCTACCGTGTTGGCGTGCATGTCCTCGATTGCGATGGCTTCTGGCCAACGTGTATAACGGCCAATGATCGTTAAACAGTATCTATATTGACCTGATTGTGGTAATGGTCCGATGAGATCTAAATTGATGTGGTCGAATCTTTGTGTAGGAAGCGTGTACTGCT contains:
- the LOC119549615 gene encoding serine protease grass-like; translation: MQRFIGVFAVLACLFLATENGSAFLLENGCGKSNRSENYGLIGGGQNAGILSNPWMVLIIIGGSPLCGGSLITSRFVLTAAHCISPLYTIVRLGDYLTVNPEDDCSTGICIPRAYIKHVDKKIPHANFNKISNQQYDIGLLRMADVVEFSDSVRPICLLFNAQMENVSLFNVTGWGKREDGEMSRVLQKATLSKFDRSQCSQKYEETVDETQICAGSYSSDSCDGDSGGPLSAEVYYKGEFRPFLYGIVSYGKLQCTGGGLGVYTNVTSFTNWIVDAMLHNC
- the LOC119549616 gene encoding serine protease grass-like, producing the protein MQRFKGVFAVLACLFLGTENGSAFLLERECGKSNRSENYGLIGGGQYAGILSNPWMVLIIVRGSPVCGGSLITSGFVLTAAHCISPFYTTVRLGDYLTVDSEDDCSRGVCIPRAYIKNVDMKLTHANFGTAPYSRYDIGLLRMADVVMFSDYVRPICLLLNAKMEDVLQFNVTGWGRREDGDMSRVLQKATLSRINSSYCESHFNTKTDQTQICTDSYSSETCDGDSGGPLSAEVLYEGQLRPFLYGVVSSGSQNCTTGGVDVHTNVEKFMDWIVSAVNRYSYN